Proteins encoded within one genomic window of bacterium:
- a CDS encoding amino acid ABC transporter substrate-binding protein produces MIRRAALIALVVLIAAACAQSQPPQSHELVLGAIYPLSGSQAPGGKEELAGVRAALQLAETSGALKVPVRLQVIDAVTPDGARAAVDSLVRDYHVPAIFGTYGSTLSAAASTRAEELKTVYWETGAVADPITAQRHYVFRTVATGSSLGRIAVTFTHDVLIPESRLSSPRAVIVRVNDIYGRSVGGGEEALARQLGIQVVDVIEYDPRGYDPDAIAARLAADRADFLWDVSYLDDGIAIWQAVLRHHVTLKGAIGTSSAFCMPAFGQRLGADSVGVYAADKPDAADVSPAALSPAGRALLAKARSVYEHSNGGAAMSIPAVAGFVGGWTFFADVLAKTTGVVTSESIRGLALGVDVPAGDSINGGGVRFGGSDALDVGQNTRAAAVVGQWQAVGVMKVVFPPAFANGAPMEAAPGM; encoded by the coding sequence GTGATCCGCCGCGCCGCCCTCATCGCGCTCGTTGTTTTGATCGCGGCCGCATGCGCGCAGTCGCAGCCGCCCCAGAGCCACGAGCTGGTGCTGGGCGCGATCTATCCGCTCAGCGGGTCGCAGGCACCGGGCGGGAAAGAGGAGCTGGCGGGGGTGCGGGCCGCGCTCCAGCTGGCCGAGACAAGCGGAGCGCTGAAGGTCCCGGTGCGCCTGCAGGTGATCGACGCCGTGACGCCGGATGGCGCCAGAGCCGCCGTCGACTCACTCGTCCGCGATTATCACGTGCCCGCGATTTTCGGCACCTATGGGAGCACGCTGTCGGCGGCGGCTTCGACGCGGGCTGAGGAATTGAAGACCGTCTACTGGGAAACCGGCGCGGTGGCGGATCCCATCACCGCCCAGCGGCACTACGTGTTCCGCACCGTCGCCACCGGCAGCTCGCTCGGCCGCATTGCGGTCACGTTCACCCACGACGTGCTGATCCCGGAATCCAGGCTTTCGTCGCCACGGGCCGTGATCGTGCGCGTCAACGACATCTACGGCCGGTCGGTGGGTGGCGGCGAGGAAGCCCTCGCTCGGCAGCTGGGCATCCAGGTGGTCGACGTCATCGAATACGACCCCCGCGGCTACGACCCGGACGCCATCGCCGCGAGGCTCGCCGCGGACCGCGCCGACTTTCTGTGGGACGTCAGCTACCTCGACGACGGCATTGCCATCTGGCAAGCCGTTCTCCGCCACCATGTGACCCTCAAAGGCGCCATCGGCACGAGCTCGGCCTTCTGCATGCCCGCCTTCGGCCAGCGCCTGGGCGCCGACTCGGTCGGCGTCTACGCGGCGGACAAACCGGACGCCGCCGACGTCAGCCCGGCCGCGCTTTCGCCGGCGGGCCGGGCCCTGCTCGCCAAGGCGCGTTCGGTGTACGAACACAGCAACGGCGGGGCGGCCATGTCGATCCCGGCTGTGGCCGGCTTCGTCGGCGGCTGGACCTTTTTTGCCGACGTGCTCGCGAAGACGACCGGCGTGGTCACTTCGGAGTCGATTCGCGGTCTCGCGCTCGGCGTTGACGTGCCCGCCGGCGACAGCATCAACGGCGGGGGGGTCCGGTTTGGGGGCTCGGACGCCCTGGACGTGGGTCAGAACACCCGGGCGGCGGCGGTGGTCGGCCAGTGGCAGGCGGTCGGCGTCATGAAGGTGGTCTTCCCACCCGCCTTCGCCAACGGCGCGCCCATGGAGGCAGCGCCCGGGATGTGA
- a CDS encoding TIGR00266 family protein, translated as MESKIVGTVMPVLELNMQPNDKVFAESGQLSWMSMAIQMQTSTSAGGQQGGFMGALGRAVAGGTLFMTEYTAAGGPGLLAFAAKLPGQVLPMEIAPGQGYMVHRHGFMCATPGVQFSIGFQQRLGAGIFGGTGFRMQRLQGQGQAWVELHGEVVVYDLQPGNTLRVHPGHVGMYQESVGFNITTVPGIKNAFFGGDGIFLAALTGPGRVWLQSMTMQHLAHAIQEYLPKPG; from the coding sequence ATGGAATCGAAGATCGTCGGCACGGTGATGCCTGTGCTCGAGCTGAACATGCAGCCGAACGACAAGGTTTTCGCCGAGTCGGGCCAACTTTCCTGGATGTCGATGGCGATCCAGATGCAGACCTCGACGTCGGCCGGCGGCCAGCAGGGCGGATTCATGGGCGCGCTCGGGCGGGCGGTCGCGGGCGGCACCCTGTTCATGACCGAGTACACGGCGGCCGGCGGCCCGGGCCTGCTGGCGTTCGCCGCCAAGCTGCCCGGCCAGGTCCTGCCGATGGAGATCGCTCCGGGCCAGGGCTACATGGTCCACCGCCACGGCTTCATGTGCGCCACGCCCGGCGTCCAGTTCTCGATCGGGTTCCAGCAGAGGTTGGGCGCCGGCATCTTCGGCGGCACCGGCTTTAGGATGCAGCGTCTCCAGGGCCAGGGCCAGGCCTGGGTGGAGCTGCACGGCGAGGTCGTCGTCTACGACCTGCAGCCCGGCAACACGCTGCGCGTGCACCCCGGCCACGTCGGCATGTACCAGGAGTCGGTGGGCTTCAACATCACCACCGTGCCGGGCATCAAGAACGCCTTCTTCGGTGGTGACGGCATCTTCCTGGCCGCGCTCACAGGCCCCGGCCGGGTCTGGCTGCAGTCGATGACGATGCAGCACCTGGCGCACGCGATCCAGGAGTACCTGCCGAAGCCGGGGTGA
- a CDS encoding HAD family hydrolase, translating into MTFDCFGTLIDWRHGIRTTGELLFPGRGADFLGAYIEMEAEVENEGSFRRYRAVLTDTARRVAQHLSLELKPDDATALVSTIPYWPSFADVGPALGRLRRDGWKLALLTNCDRDLIALTQRRLPVPFDAVVTAEDVSAYKPDPAHFRLFQSTFGASADVWIHVAQSYYHDIRPTSELGITRIWVNRQGEKDDPSLADAVVSGLAELPAAVGRLATAAR; encoded by the coding sequence CTGACCTTCGACTGCTTCGGCACGCTCATCGACTGGCGGCACGGCATCCGCACCACGGGCGAGCTGCTGTTCCCCGGCCGCGGCGCCGACTTCCTCGGCGCCTACATCGAAATGGAGGCCGAGGTCGAGAACGAGGGATCGTTCCGCAGGTACCGCGCGGTGCTCACCGACACGGCCCGGCGGGTGGCCCAGCATCTGAGCCTGGAACTCAAACCGGACGACGCGACCGCGCTCGTGTCGACCATCCCCTACTGGCCGTCGTTCGCGGACGTCGGCCCGGCGCTGGGCCGGCTGAGGCGTGACGGTTGGAAGCTGGCGCTGCTGACGAACTGCGACCGGGACCTCATCGCCTTGACCCAGCGACGACTGCCGGTGCCGTTCGACGCCGTCGTCACCGCCGAGGACGTGTCGGCCTACAAACCCGACCCCGCCCACTTCCGCCTCTTTCAATCCACCTTCGGCGCCTCAGCCGACGTGTGGATCCACGTGGCGCAGAGCTACTACCACGACATCAGGCCCACCAGCGAGCTCGGCATCACGCGGATATGGGTCAACCGGCAGGGCGAGAAGGACGACCCCTCGCTGGCCGACGCGGTGGTCAGCGGGCTGGCGGAGCTGCCGGCGGCGGTCGGGCGGCTGGCTACCGCGGCTCGCTGA
- a CDS encoding sigma-70 family RNA polymerase sigma factor: MYTGGRIMVPPELQPSRRRSCSRTCAGHLQERLQERLREHLMEGVERQFERMVKENQDRLFAFSLAMTGNRPDAEEVAQDTFLRAYRALLTYPPDRVRDLKQKAWLHRIALNVVRNRLRGVRPRVVELNGSESDHRPGPEAHALRRAEMDDLAARVAGLPRRYREAVVLRHVQELSYAEAAAVLGQPVGTVKANVHRGLRLLRGDDDDHADD; this comes from the coding sequence TTGTACACCGGGGGCCGCATCATGGTTCCCCCGGAGTTGCAACCATCCCGCCGCCGGTCGTGTTCAAGGACGTGTGCGGGGCATTTGCAGGAGCGGTTGCAGGAGCGGTTGCGGGAGCATCTGATGGAAGGGGTCGAGCGTCAGTTCGAACGGATGGTTAAAGAGAACCAGGACCGCCTGTTCGCCTTCAGCCTGGCCATGACCGGCAACCGCCCCGATGCGGAGGAGGTCGCGCAGGATACGTTTCTGCGCGCGTATCGTGCCCTGCTCACATACCCGCCGGACCGGGTTCGGGACCTGAAGCAGAAAGCCTGGCTGCATCGCATCGCGCTCAATGTCGTCCGCAACCGCCTTCGCGGCGTCCGGCCTCGAGTGGTCGAGCTGAACGGCAGCGAGTCCGATCACCGCCCCGGCCCCGAAGCGCATGCGCTGCGCCGCGCGGAGATGGACGATCTTGCCGCTCGCGTGGCCGGTCTGCCGCGCCGATATCGGGAAGCGGTGGTCCTGCGCCACGTGCAGGAGCTTTCGTATGCGGAGGCGGCGGCGGTGCTCGGCCAGCCGGTGGGGACGGTCAAGGCGAATGTCCACCGCGGACTCAGATTGCTGAGAGGAGACGACGATGACCATGCTGACGACTGA
- a CDS encoding acetyl ornithine aminotransferase family protein codes for MRPAARKLASSGKFRTVKPLIQTALPGPKAAELIARDARAMSPSFTRTYPFVMERGEGCWVTDVDGNRFLDLTAGIAVVSTGHSHPKVVAAIEEQARRFLHMSGTDFYYSSEIELAERLEARILPGTPAKVFFTNSGAEAIEGAMKLARFTTGRPSYIAFIGAFHGRTFGALSLTASKASQRRRFAPLLSSVFHAPFPSAARGVTTDETMERLEELFATVAPAESVAAIFVEPIQGEGGYLVPPDDFLPRLRELTLKHGILLVADEVQSGMGRTGHLLGVEHWGVEPDIVCLAKGIASGLPLGAFIARAEQMSWPPGSHGSTFGGNPVACAAALATLDLLEDGLIENAARVGALLQDGLREIASTHTQVTDVRGLGLMLAIEFKSADQAARLVQAAFERGLLLLTAGARAVRISPPLVINPEEAATGLEIIAAALDHA; via the coding sequence ATGCGGCCCGCAGCGAGAAAGTTGGCTTCATCTGGTAAGTTCCGGACGGTGAAGCCTCTCATCCAGACCGCCCTGCCCGGGCCCAAGGCCGCCGAGCTGATCGCCCGGGATGCCAGGGCGATGTCGCCAAGCTTCACCCGCACCTACCCCTTCGTGATGGAACGCGGCGAGGGATGCTGGGTCACCGACGTCGACGGCAACCGCTTCCTGGACCTCACCGCCGGGATCGCAGTGGTCTCAACGGGCCACTCCCATCCCAAGGTCGTGGCCGCGATCGAAGAGCAGGCAAGGCGCTTCCTGCACATGTCGGGCACGGACTTCTACTACAGCTCCGAGATCGAGCTGGCCGAGCGGCTGGAGGCCAGGATCCTGCCGGGCACGCCGGCCAAGGTGTTCTTCACCAACTCAGGCGCCGAGGCGATCGAGGGGGCGATGAAGCTGGCGCGCTTCACGACCGGGCGTCCGAGCTACATCGCCTTCATCGGCGCCTTCCACGGCCGCACGTTCGGCGCCCTCTCGCTGACCGCGTCCAAGGCCAGCCAGCGGCGCCGCTTCGCGCCGCTTCTGTCGTCGGTGTTTCACGCGCCCTTCCCGTCGGCGGCTCGAGGCGTGACCACCGACGAGACCATGGAGCGCCTGGAGGAGCTGTTTGCCACCGTCGCTCCGGCGGAGAGCGTGGCGGCGATCTTCGTCGAGCCGATCCAGGGCGAGGGCGGCTACCTCGTGCCGCCGGACGACTTCCTCCCCCGCCTGCGCGAGCTCACGCTCAAGCACGGCATCCTGCTCGTGGCCGATGAAGTGCAGTCCGGCATGGGGCGGACCGGGCATCTGCTCGGCGTGGAGCACTGGGGAGTGGAGCCGGACATCGTATGCCTCGCCAAGGGCATCGCCTCGGGCCTGCCCCTGGGCGCGTTCATCGCCCGGGCCGAGCAGATGAGCTGGCCTCCGGGATCGCACGGCAGCACCTTCGGCGGCAACCCTGTGGCGTGCGCCGCCGCCCTCGCCACGCTCGACCTGCTGGAGGACGGCCTCATCGAGAATGCCGCCCGGGTCGGCGCCCTGCTGCAGGACGGCTTGCGCGAGATCGCGTCCACGCACACGCAGGTGACGGACGTCCGCGGGCTGGGCCTGATGCTGGCGATCGAGTTCAAGAGCGCCGACCAGGCGGCGCGGCTCGTGCAGGCGGCGTTCGAGCGCGGCCTGCTGCTGCTGACCGCGGGCGCTCGCGCGGTGCGGATCAGCCCGCCCCTGGTGATCAATCCCGAAGAGGCGGCCACCGGCCTGGAGATCATCGCCGCCGCGCTGGATCACGCGTAG
- the hpt gene encoding hypoxanthine phosphoribosyltransferase: protein MPRVLTAGQARGSQAQSGLAHAQNPTRPMISAARIARRVRQLGRHVSQVYAGIDTPLLLIVVLKGAAVFASDLLRSLSIPAELEFVRASSYGSGTIRGALRLAHMVDGPLVDRHVLLVEDIVDSGHTLHALVRRFRGMKPASLRIAALLDRPARRAVGVNIDFLGFTIPDRFVIGYGLDYAGLYRELPSIHSLG from the coding sequence ATGCCTAGGGTCCTGACCGCGGGGCAGGCGCGGGGATCACAGGCTCAGAGTGGGCTCGCTCACGCTCAGAACCCCACCCGACCCATGATCTCGGCCGCGCGCATCGCGCGGCGCGTGCGGCAGCTCGGCCGGCACGTGTCCCAGGTTTACGCCGGCATCGACACGCCGCTGTTGCTCATCGTCGTCCTGAAGGGCGCGGCCGTGTTCGCGTCCGACCTCCTACGCAGCCTGAGCATCCCCGCCGAGCTGGAATTCGTGCGCGCCTCCAGCTACGGCTCCGGCACGATCCGGGGCGCGCTCCGGCTCGCGCACATGGTCGACGGTCCGCTCGTCGACCGTCACGTGCTGCTGGTCGAGGACATCGTCGACTCAGGCCACACGCTGCACGCTCTGGTCCGGCGTTTCCGCGGCATGAAGCCGGCGTCTCTGCGGATCGCGGCCCTCCTCGACCGGCCCGCGCGCCGCGCGGTGGGCGTCAACATCGATTTCCTCGGGTTCACCATCCCCGACCGTTTCGTCATCGGCTACGGCCTCGACTACGCCGGCCTGTATCGGGAGCTGCCGAGCATCCACTCCCTGGGTTAA
- a CDS encoding DUF4395 domain-containing protein, which translates to MGQLDQGSDREVTMQTVDHSALKINQTGIVATVLVAFFGSALFRPLLVLIPLLAVVLLVGTFFPGLALFKQLYFKVLKPRGIVKPRPAQDRPEPHNFAQGLGGVFLAVASILLLPLPAVGLAVALLVAVLAFVNLAFGYCLGCQIYYRLGRAGLIRATPSSGTTRTS; encoded by the coding sequence ATGGGGCAGCTCGATCAGGGTTCCGATCGAGAAGTAACGATGCAGACCGTTGACCACTCGGCGCTGAAAATCAACCAGACCGGGATCGTGGCGACCGTGCTCGTCGCGTTCTTCGGCAGCGCGCTCTTCCGGCCGCTGCTCGTGTTGATCCCGCTGCTCGCGGTGGTTCTCCTCGTGGGCACCTTCTTCCCGGGCCTGGCGTTGTTCAAGCAGCTGTACTTCAAGGTCCTCAAGCCGCGCGGCATCGTCAAGCCGCGACCGGCGCAGGACCGGCCGGAACCTCACAACTTCGCCCAGGGCCTGGGTGGAGTCTTCCTCGCCGTCGCTTCGATTCTTCTGCTGCCTCTCCCGGCGGTGGGATTGGCGGTCGCGCTGCTCGTCGCGGTGCTGGCGTTCGTCAACCTGGCGTTCGGCTACTGCCTCGGCTGCCAGATCTACTACCGGCTGGGACGGGCAGGATTGATCAGGGCCACCCCGTCATCCGGGACGACCCGCACCTCCTGA
- a CDS encoding sulfurtransferase codes for MSSSTTTQALVTTEWIAEHAKDKGLRVVEVDVDPRAYDKGHLEGAVGWDWRKDLQDQVNRDIAGKDALAGLLGRSGITPDTTIVLYGDFNNWFAAYAYWALKYYGHDKLQLIDGGRVKWEKEGRAYSQEVPGYAASSYQFQGSPREDIRAYRDHVLSKIGTAGLVDVRSPKEYSGELIAPENIPQEGAQRGGHIPTAVSIPWGTAVKEDGTFKSVEELKEIYGGNGITANKEVIAYCRIGERSAHTWFALKELLGYPDVRNYDGSWTEWGSSIRVPIEK; via the coding sequence TTGAGCTCATCGACAACAACCCAGGCTCTGGTCACCACGGAGTGGATCGCCGAGCACGCCAAGGACAAAGGTCTGCGCGTGGTCGAGGTCGACGTCGACCCCCGCGCGTACGACAAGGGACACCTCGAGGGCGCGGTCGGCTGGGACTGGAGGAAGGACCTTCAGGACCAGGTCAACCGTGACATCGCCGGCAAGGACGCCCTGGCCGGCCTGCTCGGCCGCAGCGGCATCACCCCCGACACCACGATCGTCCTCTACGGCGACTTCAACAACTGGTTCGCGGCGTACGCGTACTGGGCTCTGAAGTACTACGGCCACGACAAGCTCCAGCTCATCGACGGCGGTCGGGTCAAGTGGGAGAAGGAAGGCCGTGCGTACAGCCAGGAAGTCCCCGGCTACGCAGCGAGCTCCTACCAATTCCAAGGCTCCCCGAGGGAGGACATCCGGGCCTACCGGGATCACGTGCTGTCGAAGATCGGCACGGCCGGCCTGGTCGACGTGCGCTCGCCCAAGGAGTACTCGGGCGAGCTGATCGCGCCGGAGAACATCCCTCAGGAGGGCGCTCAGCGAGGCGGCCACATTCCGACCGCAGTCAGCATCCCCTGGGGGACCGCGGTCAAGGAGGACGGCACCTTCAAGAGCGTGGAGGAGTTGAAGGAGATCTACGGCGGCAATGGCATCACGGCCAACAAAGAGGTGATCGCCTACTGCCGCATCGGCGAGCGCTCGGCTCACACCTGGTTCGCTCTGAAGGAGCTCCTCGGCTACCCCGACGTCCGCAACTACGACGGTTCGTGGACGGAATGGGGCAGCTCGATCAGGGTTCCGATCGAGAAGTAA
- a CDS encoding 5'-3' exonuclease yields MPEWLLVDGSSLIFRAFYGVPQSTRAPDGTLVNAVRGFMDNLARYITDRRPRHVAVTTDEDWRPDWRVELIPSYKTHRTAEPVPHDLEPQMPVIMDCLAAAGVDAVGLAGYEAEDIIASLVAKVDPPVEIASGDRDLFTLIRDREVVVLYPDKGGIAVVDEAEVERRYSIPGRAYADFAILRGDPSDGLPGLAGVGPKKAADLVRRYGSVGAMLEAGLFRSAEAEYLQKAQRVVPPVSDLAIEVPRGRRQRWPDDPDRVRDLGRRYGVTSSFDRLLRALASMP; encoded by the coding sequence TTGCCGGAATGGCTGCTGGTCGATGGTTCGAGCCTGATCTTCCGCGCTTTCTACGGCGTGCCCCAGTCCACGCGCGCGCCGGACGGAACGCTGGTCAACGCCGTGCGCGGCTTCATGGACAACCTCGCGCGCTACATCACCGACCGCCGTCCGCGACACGTGGCCGTGACGACCGATGAGGATTGGCGCCCGGACTGGCGGGTCGAGCTGATCCCAAGCTACAAGACGCACCGGACCGCTGAGCCCGTGCCTCACGACCTCGAGCCCCAGATGCCGGTGATCATGGATTGCCTGGCCGCCGCCGGCGTCGACGCCGTCGGGCTGGCGGGGTACGAGGCGGAGGACATCATCGCGTCCCTGGTCGCGAAGGTGGATCCGCCGGTTGAGATCGCCAGCGGTGACCGCGACCTGTTCACCCTCATCCGGGATCGTGAGGTGGTGGTGCTTTACCCGGACAAGGGCGGCATCGCGGTGGTGGACGAGGCCGAGGTGGAGCGCCGTTACTCCATCCCTGGCCGCGCTTACGCGGACTTCGCAATCCTGCGCGGCGATCCTTCCGACGGCCTGCCCGGGCTGGCCGGCGTCGGTCCCAAGAAGGCGGCCGACCTGGTGAGGCGGTACGGCTCGGTGGGCGCCATGCTCGAGGCTGGGCTGTTCCGGTCAGCTGAGGCGGAGTATCTGCAGAAGGCGCAGCGGGTGGTGCCGCCGGTGAGCGACCTTGCGATCGAAGTCCCTCGCGGGCGCCGGCAGCGCTGGCCCGACGATCCGGACCGGGTGCGGGACCTGGGCCGGCGCTACGGCGTCACCAGCTCGTTCGATCGCCTGCTCAGAGCCCTCGCCTCCATGCCGTGA
- a CDS encoding N-acetyltransferase family protein translates to MTKTTRTFTIRQATRDDLKAVVGIYNWAVNQTFATIDSEPLDTEEAAAWWEAHGKRSKLIVSTDESGVIGWARLLPWKQRGFDVVEDLVYVDPVHQGRGIGRALLTELIQEARGLGYHTIVATIATDNRSGLQLHSRLGFEVVGTIRDAAHKFDRWMDITLVQRRLEA, encoded by the coding sequence GTGACCAAGACGACCAGGACGTTCACGATCCGGCAGGCGACCAGGGATGACCTGAAGGCCGTCGTCGGCATCTATAACTGGGCGGTCAACCAGACCTTTGCCACCATCGACTCCGAGCCCCTCGACACCGAGGAGGCCGCGGCCTGGTGGGAGGCGCACGGCAAGCGATCGAAGCTGATCGTGAGCACTGACGAAAGCGGCGTCATCGGCTGGGCACGCCTGCTCCCCTGGAAGCAGCGCGGCTTCGACGTCGTCGAAGACCTCGTGTACGTCGACCCCGTCCACCAGGGAAGAGGCATCGGCCGGGCGCTGCTGACAGAGCTGATCCAGGAGGCGCGTGGCCTCGGCTACCACACCATCGTCGCCACGATCGCCACCGACAACCGCTCGGGCCTGCAGCTGCACTCGCGGCTCGGTTTCGAGGTCGTGGGCACGATTCGCGACGCCGCCCACAAATTCGATCGCTGGATGGACATCACGCTGGTTCAGCGCCGCCTCGAAGCCTAG
- a CDS encoding sigma-70 family RNA polymerase sigma factor encodes MEGRPEDDSELLARARRGEAAAYEEIVQRYQQVAFRTAYVITGSAADAEDAAQEGFVKAYRALDRFRPGADLRPWLLRIVANEARNRVRSSVRRHGLELRLAEGFRPGDAAPSPEAAAVAAEDRRALLGLVNSLGEEDRLVIASRYFLELSGEETATALGIPEGTVKSRLSRALARLRARVGEAANA; translated from the coding sequence ATGGAGGGCCGACCAGAGGACGATTCCGAGCTGCTCGCGCGCGCCCGGCGCGGCGAGGCGGCCGCCTATGAGGAGATCGTGCAGCGCTACCAGCAGGTCGCGTTTCGAACGGCGTACGTCATCACCGGGTCGGCGGCGGACGCCGAGGACGCCGCGCAGGAAGGATTCGTCAAGGCCTACCGCGCCCTCGACCGCTTCCGGCCTGGCGCCGACCTCCGGCCTTGGTTGCTGCGGATCGTCGCCAACGAAGCCCGGAACCGGGTCCGGTCGTCAGTCCGCCGGCATGGGCTGGAACTCCGCCTGGCCGAGGGCTTCCGCCCGGGGGATGCGGCCCCGTCCCCCGAGGCGGCAGCCGTCGCCGCCGAAGACAGGCGCGCCCTGCTCGGCCTGGTCAACAGCCTGGGCGAAGAAGACCGGCTCGTGATCGCGAGCCGCTACTTCCTCGAGCTCAGCGGCGAGGAGACGGCGACGGCGCTGGGCATCCCCGAGGGCACGGTCAAGTCGCGCCTGTCGCGAGCCCTGGCCCGCTTGCGAGCTCGAGTCGGGGAGGCGGCGAATGCCTGA
- a CDS encoding methylated-DNA--[protein]-cysteine S-methyltransferase, protein MTMLTTDLARLGEVRAPDGFAERLLAQAGLADSYACFDTVLGPVFVAWNGLGVSAAARSSSAAAFEGWFGQDVGRRLVAAPAPPGLAAKIEAELSGERRLRFDLRGLTEFEQAVLRKTREIPRGEVRPYGWIAREIGRPAAVRAVGTALAHNPIPYFIPCHRVVRTDGAIGNYSGGGPSAKRAILTLEGVRLNRLEELAHAGVRYHGVRTTKIFCFPTCHHVKRAAEANLVPLHDEAAAFAAGYRPCKDCRPAAVRLTA, encoded by the coding sequence ATGACCATGCTGACGACTGATTTGGCAAGACTCGGAGAGGTCAGGGCGCCCGACGGGTTCGCCGAGCGCCTGCTCGCCCAGGCTGGGCTGGCGGATTCGTACGCGTGTTTCGACACCGTGCTCGGTCCGGTTTTCGTCGCCTGGAACGGGCTGGGGGTCTCGGCCGCGGCCCGCTCCAGCTCCGCGGCGGCGTTCGAGGGGTGGTTTGGCCAGGATGTCGGCCGGCGGCTGGTCGCGGCTCCCGCCCCGCCCGGCCTCGCCGCCAAGATCGAGGCCGAGCTGAGCGGCGAGCGCCGGCTGCGTTTCGACCTGCGCGGCCTCACCGAATTCGAGCAGGCGGTGCTGCGCAAGACGCGCGAGATACCGCGCGGCGAGGTTCGGCCCTACGGCTGGATCGCGCGTGAGATCGGCCGTCCCGCGGCCGTCCGCGCCGTCGGCACCGCGCTGGCCCACAATCCGATCCCGTACTTCATCCCGTGCCACCGGGTCGTCCGCACGGACGGCGCCATCGGCAACTACTCGGGCGGGGGGCCCAGCGCGAAGCGCGCGATCCTGACCCTTGAAGGCGTGCGTTTGAATCGACTGGAGGAGCTGGCGCACGCCGGCGTCCGCTACCACGGGGTGCGCACCACCAAGATCTTCTGCTTCCCGACATGCCACCACGTGAAGAGGGCGGCCGAGGCCAACCTGGTGCCGCTCCACGACGAGGCGGCGGCGTTCGCCGCGGGCTACCGGCCGTGCAAGGACTGCCGTCCCGCCGCGGTCCGTTTGACCGCTTAA
- a CDS encoding thioredoxin, translating to MSAQLWALAVVGIVVLAAACLETWRSSRARRRAAAATSEPAAEPYLLYFTGEGCTVCRTHQEPALARLGPVRIDKVDAIAERTLADRFHVYTLPTTVVMSADGRALHVNYGYATAPKLQRQLAEARGADGVRAAATA from the coding sequence ATGAGCGCACAACTCTGGGCGTTGGCGGTGGTGGGCATCGTGGTGCTCGCCGCCGCCTGCCTGGAGACCTGGCGTTCCTCGCGAGCGCGCCGCCGCGCCGCGGCGGCGACCTCTGAGCCCGCGGCCGAGCCTTACCTCCTTTACTTCACCGGCGAGGGCTGCACCGTGTGCCGGACCCACCAGGAGCCGGCCCTGGCCAGGCTCGGGCCGGTGCGCATCGACAAGGTCGACGCCATCGCCGAGCGGACGCTCGCGGATCGGTTCCACGTGTACACGCTTCCGACCACCGTCGTGATGTCGGCGGACGGCCGGGCGCTTCACGTCAACTACGGCTACGCCACCGCGCCCAAGCTCCAGCGCCAGCTGGCGGAGGCACGCGGCGCGGACGGCGTGAGGGCCGCGGCCACAGCCTGA
- the dapF gene encoding diaminopimelate epimerase: MAQIGLIKYQALGNDYLVMDLPGPLDRVVPLLPALCDRNLGLGSDGLLAFDPKAMTVRIFNPDRSEAQKSGNGLRITAAHAVLEHGAADRFELQTTDRSNAVRVLARNGAEIVCELDIGRPSFRAADLPATFDGEPDRVVLDTPAGRVEAMLVSVGNPHCVVFGQPVTKDRCVELGPYLERHPAFPERTNVQLFEVIDRARVRVEIWERGAGYTLASGTSASAVAAACMRAGLVDDRVTLQMPGGDLKVRREAAGNLVQSGPARRVYRAVVDLADFGLSEPR; this comes from the coding sequence ATGGCTCAGATCGGACTGATCAAATACCAGGCCCTCGGCAACGACTACCTGGTCATGGACCTGCCGGGCCCGCTGGACCGGGTCGTGCCCCTCCTGCCCGCCCTCTGCGACCGCAACCTGGGCCTGGGATCGGACGGGCTGTTGGCCTTCGACCCCAAAGCCATGACCGTCCGAATCTTCAATCCCGACCGCTCCGAGGCCCAGAAGAGCGGCAACGGGCTGCGCATCACCGCCGCCCACGCCGTGCTCGAGCACGGGGCGGCCGACAGGTTCGAGCTGCAAACCACGGATCGATCGAACGCGGTGCGGGTCCTGGCTCGGAACGGCGCCGAGATCGTGTGCGAGCTCGACATCGGCCGGCCGTCGTTTCGCGCCGCCGACCTCCCGGCGACGTTCGACGGCGAGCCTGATCGGGTCGTGCTGGACACGCCTGCCGGGCGGGTGGAGGCGATGCTCGTCTCGGTCGGCAACCCTCACTGCGTCGTCTTCGGCCAGCCGGTGACAAAAGACCGATGCGTCGAGCTGGGCCCTTATCTCGAACGTCATCCGGCCTTCCCCGAGCGCACCAACGTCCAGCTCTTCGAGGTGATCGATCGCGCCCGGGTGCGCGTCGAGATCTGGGAGCGGGGGGCGGGCTACACGCTCGCCTCGGGCACGAGCGCGAGCGCCGTGGCCGCCGCCTGCATGCGCGCCGGACTGGTGGACGACCGGGTCACGCTTCAGATGCCGGGCGGCGACCTGAAGGTCCGTCGCGAGGCGGCCGGGAACCTGGTCCAGTCCGGTCCCGCGCGCAGGGTCTACCGCGCGGTGGTCGACCTGGCCGACTTCGGGCTCAGCGAGCCGCGGTAG